The genomic stretch ATATAGATAATGAAGGCAGCCAAAGCAGCAAATGCTCATGAATTCATCAGTAGAATGACTGAAGGGTACAGAACCGAGCTTGGTGAGAGAGTACAGTTATCAAGAGGACAAAAACAAAGGGTAACAATTGCTAGAGCTATTCTGAAATATCCAACCATTCTTCTGTTGGATGAACTGGATACAATAACAGAAAGAGTTGTCCAAGGAGCTCTTGATAAGCTTATGGAAGTTCGGAAGGCAAATTTTGGTAGCTCACAGTCTCTTGACTGTTTGCGACAGAGACAGCATTGCAGTGCTGCAACACGGAAAGGTTGCTGAAATGGGAAGTCAAGAGAGGCTGACGGCTGAACCCGGAAGCATCTATAAGCAATTGGTTTGTCTACTGTGAGAAAAGCATGAACAAGAAGACAGTTAATGAATTCATTAGGAGTTCCCCAAGTTAATATAGAATTATAGATTCAAACTATACTTGCAGTTTGCAACTTGAATTGAGGTAAGGCTTTAAGAGTGTGGCTGATGACTAATCCATCCATGAAAGATGTTTTCATACATACTGTTTTTATACACAAATGCTACCAGATAATTAAAGGTCTATATTTGGCTATTGCAGAATTTAACAATCTTGGAAATTCTGAAATTTGCACTTAAAACCAGAATATCAGAAAACTATTCATATCCATCATTAACAAAACAACTCTTTTGAATTAACAAAATGtcaggaagaaaaaaaaaactaatcaaaAGCACTGTTTCACAATGTTAATCAGAAGGGAATCTGCATGAAATTCACCATCTGATTATTCTACCAAGTCATGTAAAAGATTGCAGCATGGTTAGCAATTCATGCCTATGCACTTCCTTCAAAATTCGAAAAGACCAACCCACTAAAGACTTGTGTCCATGCTTCATGATGCAACTAGTGTAGAACAACAACTAAGCACATGACATGCTCAACATACAAGAGTTATTTCTACGAGGCTTCTTTGAACATTGGGGTCCACCAAGTAGATATGAAACTGCAAGCGGCTCAACCGCTCAAAGATATGTTGTAGCAATTACAACATTTGTTATTTCCTTCTCGAGTTCGGCTTCATCAACCCACAATGAACTTCGTTTATGCAATAATTCTTTCTTCTCGGCCTTCTTCTCTTCATGCTTTTTGGCTTTCATCCTCCAATTTTCAAGTTTCTCTGCTCTCTCTTTTAACTGATCCACGAAGATAAGAAATATATCAATAGCAATAAGCATAAACTATACCAACAATGACTAGGTTACTGAAAAATATGAAACAAACAAAATGTATCAATAGCAATAAGCAAAATCTATACCAACAATGACTGGGTTATTGAAAAATTTGAAACAAACACTGTGCAGAGAAACTAGATCAAAGTTTCtctcaaacaaaaaattaaaggAAACAAGAAATGAGTTCAACTTACATAACTTATCTGAATATAGATTTTCAGTATCGATTACAAATGCATCAATTAAGAGATAATTGTAATACAAAGACAAAAAAAGTGGTTAACTGTAAGGTATAAATACAACACGTGGACGCTTAATTTATGATTGAAAAACTAGTCGTTAAAGTTCATGGACTCTCCAACCTGTATATTGTCAATGTGAAATCCACCTTGACTATAGTAAAAATAGGTCCATGTACGTATTAAGCCAAAGAGACATACTGTAGACATATAATGTTTTCACTTTTCACAGAGTAAGGTATGATAAATGTATTTAGGGGTTAGTTAGAGCACATGGATATCAACAGAACATTATCTTGCTTCAAGAGTAGACTTCAAGGTTTAAAATTTAAAGTTTAGAACAAGTTGAATTTAAAAATCTCAAATATGAACATATAAAAAGAGACACAAGTTAATTCAGGTTCATTTTACTTTTGTCCAGCTTATGACCAATTACACTCGCTTACATGTGGCTAGGAAGTTAACTATAGAGTTAGACAATCCAACATCCATTTGGTTTTATATATTAACAGCTATCTTTTCAATTAATTAAACAGTAATAAAATGAGACATATACTCTCAATCTCATTGAAGTTTTTAGGTAAGTGATTTTGAGTCGTGATACATAAATAAACTGCCCATAAACAATGACCAGCCTATCTGTGAACTAGCAACAACAAGACTACAAGAGTCTAATGTCATTATTTGTAATGTCAAATTAAAACAGGGACAATAGAAAAAGACATGCTTAGGATTTGGACAGCACTAGTGAAAAACTCTAATACAAAGCTTATCATAACCATCAGAAGGAGGAGACTACCTATCATAAAAAAAGTTTAAACTAATGACACGTGACCGAATTTCAGACATATGTTTTCCACTATTTTTCTTAGATCCGTGCTCTTGTACGAGATATTTACTAGTtaataagaatgataggtttccTCAATAGTTGGTCAACATCAGCAGTCATCATAGTGATAAAGAAAACCAAGAACACCTAAACTAACTAATAACAAGTATTGAAAATAAACAAGTGCaaatcaaaaaatcaaacataaataGCTATTTTGACCATTAAAAGCAAAATTGTAATGAtagattaatttatataaatagttGTTTCCCTATTTGAAGCAAAATTGTAATGAGAAGATTAATTTATATACGTAGACAATGTAAAGCATTTTTACGCACAAATTACACCATAATGTCACTTTGTCAGATCATTCCTAaaatatcttcataaatatttataTAGGAATACACAATTGAATATAAGTTACACTCACAATGCATACAAATGAAAGGTGATTGAATTGTCTTATTTGAGTTATCTACCGGCGTAGACACTTGGAAAATTGCTTGGGATAACTTATGGAAAAAACTTATGATTTGTCCATAAGCTGTTTACATCTTACTTCCATCAGCTTTGATTGGCTTATTTAAGCTTATCTACTGACATAAACACATGTGAAACTGTTCTGGAGAGCTTATGAAAACAACTAATGATTTATCCATAAGCTTTTTTCAGCTTACTTCCATAAGTTCTTTAGTATAGCTTATGAAAACAGCttatttcaaatattaaaatagtTGACCTGTATTTCATATTGTTATATAAATAGTTTATACATAAACAGTTATGTAAAAAGTGACTATGCTATAAgtacttaattaagttgtttaacCAAACAAGTCCTTAATCCAAATCATAATAaactcttcatcatcttcaattcatCTAAAAAAATCCTCACATTCATTCACAACATGCAATTCGTAGATTCAATTTCCAAAATACtaaattgaaaaagatgacttaCAAGGGTTTCTCGAAACTGTTGTTGAGCAATATTCCGTTCCTGAGCCCTAACTTCTGCAGCCTGAGCCTTAAGTTTCTTACGCTCTTCATTAGCAACTCTAAGTGCTTCCCTCCGAGCCTCATCCTTCCGTTGCTTCTCCAACGCCATAGCCTCCATTTCTCTTATGTACTCCTTCCGAACCTCCTTCACTTGCTTTGCGTAGTCTCTCCGAAGCTGGGCAAGCATTGCTTCGGCTTCCTTAGGATCCTTCGGAGCTTGCCAGCTTCCAACAAAGGAGCTCGGCGATAGGAACTTGTGATTTTCACGGTGGTTGTTGTGGTGGGAGTGTGACGCACGTGTGGCAAATGAACGCGCGTGTGAACGCAACAAAGTCCTCCACATCATTGAATTGAGATCTTACTGCAAAATATAAAAGATGATTTAATAAACAAACAACAGAATAGTGTTTAACTGTTTATATCAAGAAAATCAATTCTAATTGAAATCGAAATCTATATAATTGCAAACATGAAATTCTCAAAAACCACCCTTTTACAGTGACAGTAGAGGAGAATTTCAAAATCTATATTtgcaaaaattgaaattgaattgcGGAATGTGATTGCAGCGATTGCTCCTAGCTCTGGAAAGAGAGGAATTTACTTACCTTGGAAGAAGAAAATTCGAAACCCTAGTTCTGAGTGTTAAAGGGTTTGAATTGTTGTAGGTTGAGTTGTTTGGGTTTTCGTTAGAAATGAAACCTCTATAAGAattctctcaatttttttaagtaaaatctCAGCCATTTAACatgagagagaaaaaattaaTTTACAATAAGTTAGGgagtattaaataaattttaaaatattaaaaaaaaaatttgataatGGTCTTGATATTTACGAAATGTGGTACAACGAACCTAACTTTTCTGGATACATCCCATAGTAGAAATGTATCTGTAAACACACCGACAATCAAGTTATTGACAGTTATAAATGTGAAATTTTAAAGTTTAGAATAGTGTATATTTGAGTATGAACTCATCCTTAGATTTTATAGTCATATTCAAGGGTTCAAATGCTTTAAAATATTCTATAAAGAGACTTGTCTTAAAGATGAGGTGTCATGGAATCTATATGTCTTTATTGTTTCACGGTCCTCAAGCGTTTAGTCAACTTTTATCTATTATACGGCTAGAGTGTGAATGTTTTATGATTTAGAATTTAGGCATAATTAATCCCTCAGTCCCATAAGATAATTTTGAGTTACGAAACAGTCCCACAATTAAAAAAAGTAACATTAAAGTCCCTTAGTATTTGCCCCGTTAACAAATTAGATCCCATTCTGTGAGTCCAGGTTTACACCGTCTGTTATTGCCACAGTGGCATGCCACCTGTTTCCATGAGTCAGCACACGATATATCTTTATTATATCTaggttttctttgatcaaatataTGTATTTCTTCTTAGAGCTccatcttcttatcctttctgtattcatcttcttctttcaaCTTCTTCTTGTTTCACACTTGTTTCTAATGTAAATGTCAAGTTGTGATTCTAATACAACGTCCGTCATTCGCAGAAACAAGAGGAAGGAATGTTTTTGCCAAGATGAATGTGTTCTGCGTACTGTGGGCGACATGAACAGTGTGAATTTTGGGGGAAAATTTTGGGGGTGCCGAAATTTCCGAAACCATGTGAATAAGGGCTGTAATTTCTTCAGATGGTTCGAGGACGACATTATTGATGAAAGGGATTTGAAGATCCAGAGGCAAAAGAAGAAAATTCAGAAATTGAAGAAAGAGATCAACAACACTAGGGGATGGTTGAAAGTGGCTATAATTCTTGGAATAATGAGCTTAATGTGTAATGTTATTTTTGTAACAATTTTCTTTTAGATTGGTTAGTGTACGAGCCTAATGTGTATTGTTGTTTTGGGGTTAGGTTTTCTTTTAGGTTGGTAACTTGTATGAGCTTAATGTGTAATGTTTTGGTGTTGTGAGAAATATTGTAATGAATTGGTTTGGTATCAATTTTCAACAGACACAATGTATCAGTTTTCAACAGACACAATGTATCAGTTTCAATTTTATGTGTAATGTTTATGTGTTGTATCAGTTTTATGTGTTATGAATTGTTTTATGACATCTATAAATAGAGAATATTGTTTATAGTTGTATCAGCTTTATGTTTTAGAGAATATTGTGTTATGACATCTATAACTTTATGTGTTATGAGTTGTATCAGTTTTATGTATATATAGATTTCCTACAATTAAAATACCAACATATATATGTGAAGAATGTCTAAAATTTTAGCAAGATAGGAGCAGTTTTAATAAATCTGTATGAAGCAAGGTCAATTGCATAATTGGTATCAATTTTCAACAGAATTGTGCAAAAGAAAGTTACATTGAAGGTGGCATTTATAAGCCATAGTCATTGTACACAAAAGGTGGCATTTATAAGCCATAGTCATTGTACACAAAATGTGCCATTTACAAGCCATAGCCATAGTACACAAAAGGTGGCATTATAAGCCAATGTCAACACAGCACAAAAAAAGACAGTTAAAACCTAGTACACAAAAGAGACATTAATTCACAGCACAAAAGTGGCAGTTAAAACTTAGGGTTGACTTGCAACTTGCTTTTTGGGACCCTTTTGAAGtcccttttttctttttgggtgGTTGTTGAGATGAGCTTGTAGTTGGTGTAGCAGAAGAAACAGTTGTTGGTGGTGCAGCAGAAGAAACATTTGTTGTTGGTTGTTGGCTTGATGGAGCAGTGGTCTCAGTTTGTTGGCTTGATGGAACAGTAGTCACAGTTGGTGGCAACTTGCAAGTGGCCTTGTTGTGGCCATCCTTATTGCACCTACTACACTTGATACCAAACTTTGCCCTTTTAAGTTGTGTTGCACTTCTTACTTGTTCCCCAGCCTCTTTGTTACTTTTCTTTTTGGGTCTACCAGGTTGTCTTTTTATAGGAGGTGGTTGTAGGTCAACAGCATCTGTCTTGGTCCAAAGAGTAGCTCCATTGGCCGGATATATCACAGGAGTATAGCATGCTTCATAGCACTCCTTTTTGTAATAATCAGGAACAAAATCATCTACTTCTAATCGTTGATCATTCAAACATGCATATGCATGACAGCATGGTAGCCCAGTCAGCATCCATATTCTACATGAACATTCATGCTTTGACAGATTCACATAATACTTTTCTTCTATGATTGTTATGTGCCTAACCTCATATTCTACCTCACCTGCACGCCTGTTACAAATAAAGGAATACAATACATAAGAGTTACTTCATGTATCAGGTCAGAGTTAATCTACTTCATGTATCAGGTCAGAGTTAAGAAAGAAAATTACCTAACCATCCAATAGTTAGTCAGCTGAGATTGTTTTGCCAACTGCTTTCTGATATTGGGCAGAATAGTATCATTATATTTTGCAATCCTTTTCCTGTTAGACTCCCATCTCATCATCAGATACACCCTAATCTCTTCAAGCATAGTCACAATGGGCTTGGCTCTTGCAGTTACAAAGACAGAGTTAAATGCTTCAGACATATTATTCACCAAAGTGTCACATTTTGGACCACTTTTAAACATTGATTTACTCCAAAACCTAGGTGGGATCTTCCAAATGTGATTAAAGGCATTTGGATTCTCATCTTTAATTTGTCTCATAATTTTCTCCCAAGCATTTGGATGACTTGCATAAGCAGCCTTCCACATCAACTCCTTTAATTTGACACCAGGAAACTTCTTCTTGAAATTGCTATATAAGTGCCTACTCAACCAGAATATATCAGTACACAACCAGAATAAGATACACAATCAGAACATATAGGTGCCTACTCAACCAAATATATTAGTACACAATCAGAATAACTACACAATCAGAATATATAGATGCCTACTCAACCAAATATATTAGTACACAATCAGAATAAATACACAATAAGAATAAATGTTTACCTAACACAAATATGTTTATCAACTAGCCTGAATAAATACACAATCAGAATAAATACACAAATATGTTTACCTAACACAACCAGAATAAATACACAATCAAATATGTTTACCTAACACAAAACCTTTGATCAACTCCTGGTAGCAACTCTTCAAGTGCAAGTAACAAACCCTGTATCAAACTCATATAGGTTAGAACATGTAACAAACTCAATATCAGAATAAATGTATTAGTACTAACCTTCTGTTGATCACTTATAAATGTGTATGTCTTGCATATTCTGACACCTCCCAAATCAGTTGTTAATAATTCCAAAAACCAGCTCCAAGATTCTTTGGTTTCTCCCTCAACTACAGCATATGCTATGGGCAGCATTTGATCATTAGGATCCCTCCCAATTGCTGCAAGGATTTGTCCCCCATAGTAGCCTTTCAAAAAACATCCATCCAAACCTATAATAGGTCTACACTTGAAGAAACTGTCCTTGCAAGCTTTGGAGCAGATATAGATCCTTTGGAAGTGTGGATTCAAAGGCCTATCAAGATTCTCAGTATTGTCCTCTCCACCTTGACTGGGTTGACAAGGTTGACTACTAATAACCACAGTTGAACCAGGGTTGGACCTTAAAAGCTCATGTCCATAATCATGGATTCTTGTATATTGATCTCTAAAAGAACCATCTACAATGTCAACTGCAATTGACTTAGCTCTGTATGCAAGTGTCTTATTGATCCCTACATTccacttttgttttgttttctccaTGATATCCCTCAGCTTCAAGTCAGGATTCTCTCTCACAGTGCTGGTAATTTTTTTGCCCAACCATTTGGAATTCAAAAACCTAACCTTATAGTCTCTGCTACATGTGTGATTGTCAACAATCTTTCTCAGCTGCCATGTTTTTTTGTCTGCTAACCTTGCACAATATGACTCCCATGGACATCCTTGCTTACATATGACTCTCATTCTCTTCCTATCATTTTTCTTAAATTGGAGATTTCTACCTGAGTGTATGGCATAAGTTCTAATTCCTTCTTTAAAGTCTTCACTAGAAGCAAAATAAGTCCCTAATTCCCATTTGTAATCATCCATTTTTTTGGGAAGTTTGAAAGTTGGAAAATCATCTCTTATAACCTCATCATCTTCACTATCATAGTCAAGTGGTAACTCATCAGTATCATACTCCTCAGAATCACTGAAACAATAAATTAAGTTACGGGACTAAAAGAGTAATTAAGCCTAGAATTTATAGATCATTCTCTGGAAATAGTTGCTTCAGAGAATGATCGTCAAAAAATTTAGTTGTCTTGCTATTTGTGGTCTTTAAAAGTCGGTTGGTCCTAGTTGGAGGTGTATAGATAAGGTATGATTATCTCATACTTTAGTTCCAACGACAGGATGACTCAATATTAAGCAAGTATGAGCTTTAACCGAAACAAAACAATAATCCTTTAAGCATTGGTCGGTGTCATGTTGATGCTTGCTCCAAGGTCTTTCAAGTCAGCCCACCCTTCTCTCAATAAAAAGCCTTGGAGTATGTGTCTTGGATGTCAAGAGTAATAATCTTGAATTATTAGAGATCCCTAATGTCTAATTGGGGTCTGCTATTACTTTTACCCTTAATCACCATCAATTGTGGCTTGAGACTTGTCctgactttttcttttctttctaagaTGTGGATTGAAACCTCAAAAGTAGGTATCATAAATTCAAGTGTACACTTGTTTGAGAAAATctagagatgcattttcgaacaaAGTTGTGATTCTCGGCCATGGCAAAAACATCATTGCAGCCATAACTCTCCAAAAATATGTTAATGCATATGTCCCTGTATGCTACCCATTTGTTTTCAATACTACCTGATGTACCTTAAACAATTAATGTAGATTAAACAACTAACTATGAATCAAAacataaaaagagaaagattttTGAAAACTTACCAAATCAAATTGATGAGAAAGAGAAGCTTGAATGTTTGAGATGCTTGAAAGAAGGAGAAAGAGCTTCTGCTTCAATGGTATAAGCTTGAATGAATGGCTGAGAAGTTTGAATGTATGTGAGagctcaaatatttttttaagaactttagaaaatgaagaagaagggaGATGGTCTTACACGAGGATATGAAACAACAGtgtccagagatgcatctctggatcacccaataattttttaataaatgattttttacAGAGATGCATATTCGGACTCGCCTTTTATGCATATGGAGATGTGTCTCCGTATTAAATTTTGACATGACAGAGTGCCTCCTCAATTTACTTTGAGAAATGGTTTAAAAAAGGAACGTCCGAAAACTTTTCACTGTGGTGAGAGAGCACACATGAGGGTGGGAAGAGCAATTCTCTAACCTTAAGATgcaaaattttaatttgttataaacCCCTAAATGTGGTCTTGTAGAAGCCCGAAATAAGAAGAAAGAGGGAATTGCTAATCTCATCCTATGTGGTGGAGAAACACTTTATAAAAATCCTAAAAGTGACCCTCGAATTCTAAAAGTGCACTCACTATATTCACTGCTCGTTCTAAAGAAGATGATCGTGTTATCTCAGAAGGAGGAAGCATTCATATATGTCTATCAAGTTCCTCCCTTAATAACATCCTTGCAGCAACAACTAATTGGTCATTTCCCATATCCAAGTCCCTTTCATTCTCTTCCTCTTCATTTTCATCCATAGGGGATTCTATCCAAAACTGGTGGCTTCGCATGGATCCTCTCCAGAAAACCTATCTTTGCAACAGATTTTGAGATCTTGAAATGAACGAGCAAGAAATAAAACACGTGGCATCCAACTATAGAGAAAGTTGGAAACATGTTTTCTACACAATGCGCTATGAAAAAAGAAGAAACACCAATTCTAATGCCTCGCACCCCAAATGTCATCAAATAATGTTTTCAAAAGTGTAATTCAAAGTTTATTCCGAAAGtatattttcaagaaaaaaaaatgatggTATGACTTATTAACACATAGATTTAATGTATTTGAGATGCGTCTAAAAATGTATTTCCGAGTGTTATAAGTAATTGCGTTAAACAATCCCCAAAACctaaactttgttgatatgaGCACGGTctaaatttaaaatcaatccaatTATATTGGATATGAGTATGATGGTGTACTTAGTTTAGTGAGTTTTGTTGTTGCTGCTATTTTGTGTTACTCTTCTTTGGACTCGCTTTTGCTTAAAGTTTTTTTCAAACCTTGCAAGACTTGGAAGAGGGTTaattttattttgctttattaGAATGAAGGAAGGATTCTACAATTGAATTCAGGGATGaagatttttaaaaattaactgaatataataattattattgtaaGAGTTAATACTTAAGATGAatcttaatattaaatttaaaaaaaaaaaatcagttatATCAATTAAATGTCacatgatttttaaaaaaaaaaatttaaaaatccaacatgtgaaagtaaaaaaaaaaaaagaagttattATGACATGTGAAATGTGTCTTTTATAGAAACTTCTTTCTAATTCGCCCCCAAATGGCAAATGACAAATTGAATattagtaagatacccgtgcttccgcacgggtaaatttatttaatattgaataaaattttattaaatacgtATAAATTAATACTgaatggtttaattataaatgaaaaatgatcatataaattcaattatattaaataatcatataaaaaaaatactataagatggagataataaaaatgaaatattaacatttaaaaataaaaattatctctcaattaatagtaattgttgattaaaataaaatagctattatgttgataatgacccgtgaaataaaaaaattatttgatgcgatataaaatatatttaaaaacaaatgtaaaataaacaataatcatggaaatttaattgtattgaataataataaaaaatcgtgagatggagaaaaaaacaaaaataaagatattatctctcaaataaagacaatgattgattaaaataaaatagacattatgttgatagtgacccgtgagataataaataaatagagaaaaaattaaaatgaaagtaagaaagtgtgaaaaaaatgagagaaatttgaaattttaattaagatagagaaaatgtgtaatgatcaattaaaaaaattaaatattgagttgatagtgacccatgaaataattaaatattttttgggataatatttaaattatcaattattaatattttttgtgataatagataaatgtagaaaaattaaaatgaaagtaagaaagtatggaaaatgaaatgcgaaagaaatttgaaatttttagtaagattaaaatttaaaaatagattataatattttttgtgataataaataaattaagaaaaattaaaatgaaagtaagaaagtgtgggaaaatgaaatgtaaaagaaatttgaaatttgaagagagagaagatgtgtgTTTGGGAGAAAAAGTTGAATCATAAACATGCAATGACACTTGGCAATAAAGTTGATTTTCATTGGACAATAGAAAAGTGGTTGggtgattttgttagttactattttgtccaatttgtagTGTAATGTTTTTTAGTGAGAAGGGTAATTTTGACAGTTTGGTCAATTTCTTAATAATAGATAGATAGTAGATTAACCATATCTTCAATGATTAtttaaaccttttttttaattaaatgaacCTGGCATATTATTAGTGGAACCAATCTTTGCCGAGTGAACTGCAAACATTCAATTAAACTGCAAATGTCAATTGTGCTGCAAAATGGCCCTGTTGCCACTGCAAACATTAAAGTGCATATGCAAACTGTGTTGTAGAAATGACCTTGATGACAATGCAATTTTAATGCATAAGTGATGAACATTGATAAACCTTTTTTTGTTGTTGGGATGAAGATGAACACTGATTAAATACATGATCGGTATTCCGCATAATTATACATTTGAGCATCATCTAAAAGCACTAGTGGAGACTTAGACCTTGATAGAATCATACTTTTCACCCAGTATACCGCCCTTCTGTTTTTGAAATTGAATGTACCTCAGGGTGCTAGCAAAGAAAGCATCTGAAACTGGAAGAACCGATGCAGAGTCGCTCTGCATCTCAGTCTTGATTAATTCTATAAGCCCCTGAATAGTAGCACTAGTAATCTGTGGATTTCCTTTCTCAAAATAGTATATGTACCTGGAACATAACTATCCGTCAATAAAAAAGCCATGAAAATAGTACACCAAACAGTTAATAGCTGAAGGTGACTGACTTGTTCAGTATTTCAACAAAAAGCGTAACTGGGCCGCTGCTACCCCTGGCTACATTGGCCATTTGCTGAGCAGCATTTGCAATCCTCAAAGCACGCTTGAGGCAAAGCAGCACCCTGTAATCAAACTGTCAACAACCCATCTCCAAAAGAAAAACCACAAGACAAGAAAAGTTGCAACTCATAAGCCCCTGCATCAATGGTGCAGACGTGCAGTGACATTACATTTGATAAATAATACAATAATGCTTCATGAACCCCACTGCTATATTGAGTATAGGACATAATCATTTCAAAAAACACGATAGGAATCAATGCATGAAATCAATCAAATCATCCCAATGAAACCAACTTGAGTATTTAATATCATACCTTTCTCCATCCTTAATACCATCTTGATCATCAACCCAAAAGAGATGTGAGCATGCATAAACAGCTCGACACTGATCAGGTTTCTTCAAAAGCTTTGCTGAATACTGCAAAAGGATAGAATGTCATATAAGGTTGTGGCATTGATACATTAAAAAGCTGAATAACATCAGCCACAAACCATTTGTCTAACGGCTGTGATCCTGAGAAAATTCATCATACAACTTTAATTTATAATGAATTTTTTATCCACATGCATGACAGATTAGTGAAGGGAATGGGTTACGGGAGGTGTAACATTTCAATATAGTCATTTATTATTATTCTGACAAGCTCAGTTTGAAAGAGGAGAATTTGAATAATGCCCTAATGTTCCCTTCCCCATAAAAAATGCTTGACACCCCCCACCCCAAATGGTGGTTTACTTTGGGAAAAAAACATTGGGTTTTGCATTTTTTAAAAACGTGTTACTATTCATGTGAAGttgaataaaataataagagTGAAGGTTATTATTCATGTGAAGtcgaataaaataataaaagtgaaGGACATTTatcctttttaaaaaataatagcattTCTCTTCTTGTTCTCTATTCAACCAAATGCAGAGAAAGAGATAAAAACATTTATCTCTCTTCTATTCCTCTCATTTCTTTTATTCCAATCAAAACATCAATAACCTATA from Vicia villosa cultivar HV-30 ecotype Madison, WI linkage group LG4, Vvil1.0, whole genome shotgun sequence encodes the following:
- the LOC131596684 gene encoding beta-mannosyltransferase 1-like, translating into MMWRTLLRSHARSFATRASHSHHNNHRENHKFLSPSSFVGSWQAPKDPKEAEAMLAQLRRDYAKQVKEVRKEYIREMEAMALEKQRKDEARREALRVANEERKKLKAQAAEVRAQERNIAQQQFRETLLKERAEKLENWRMKAKKHEEKKAEKKELLHKRSSLWVDEAELEKEITNVVIATTYL
- the LOC131598650 gene encoding uncharacterized protein LOC131598650, translating into MDENEEEENERDLDMGNDQLVVAARIDSEEYDTDELPLDYDSEDDEVIRDDFPTFKLPKKMDDYKWELGTYFASSEDFKEGIRTYAIHSGRNLQFKKNDRKRMRVICKQGCPWESYCARLADKKTWQLRKIVDNHTCSRDYKVRFLNSKWLGKKITSTVRENPDLKLRDIMEKTKQKWNVGINKTLAYRAKSIAVDIVDGSFRDQYTRIHDYGHELLRSNPGSTVVISSQPCQPSQGGEDNTENLDRPLNPHFQRIYICSKACKDSFFKCRPIIGLDGCFLKGYYGGQILAAIGRDPNDQMLPIAYAVVEGETKESWSWFLELLTTDLGGVRICKTYTFISDQQKGLLLALEELLPGVDQRFCVRLVDKHICVR